In the Gemmatimonadaceae bacterium genome, CCGCCCAATGGCGGCGCGCCTCTTTTCTTTTGGCCAACGTGACCAGCACACGCGCGCAGCGGTCCGAGTTGGGAACCGCGTCAATCGCCTATCGACCTCAACCTGGCCAAGCCGTGAGCACAATCTGGACAGATCTGCTTCACCCAGGCGTGCCCGTCATCGAGAAGGTCATTCGCACGATCGTCGTGTATGTCTTTCTTCTCGTGGGCCTCCGCCTGGCCGGAAAGAGAGAACTCACTCAACTGAATCCCTTCGATCTGGTGGTGCTACTGCTCCTCTCGAACACCGTTCAGAATGCCATCATCGGTGAAGACAACTCACTCGCTGGTGGCATCCTCGGCGCGGCGATACTGCTGGCGCTGAATGGGGTTCTGGTTCGCCTGCTCTTTCGGTGGGGGAAGCTCGACGCGATCGAGGGAAGACCGGACATCCTGATCCGCGACGGTCACGTCGTCCGCAAGCATCTCGAGCGTGAGCTGATCACACTCGCGGAGCTCGAATCGGCCGCCCGCCGGCAGGGACTGGAGTCCCTCGCCCACGTCAAGCATTGCCGGCTCGAGACGGGCGGCGCACTCACCTTCATCGCGAAGCATCCCACCGACGACGAGCGCCGTCACCACGATCTGACGTTGCACCTCGAGCGACTCGAGGAAATTCAGCGTTCGCTCAAGGAGCAGGTGGACGCGCTGGGCCGGAAGATCGAAGGAACCGCAAACCGAAGCTGATCGCCGCCGCGCGCGGCGTCGAGCTGCCCGACGAGACTCGCGCGCACGCGCCGCACGACCAGTTCGCCGATGGAGGGCGACCACGGTGCGGCTCCGAGCATGCTGCTCGCCCAGGCTGGCCGGTTGTCCAGGGTAAACCAACGGGCGCGCACGCGAACGATGCCAAGCGCGCGCGCGTCGAGCGACATATCGAGCAGCGCCTGGCGCGCGCGGAGCTCCGGCGCGAGCGCTCCGAGGTCGGCGCAGATGACGGGACCGGCGCTCGTTAGGCTCAGCGGATCGTCGTCGAAGAGCGTGGGATTGATCGAGATTCGGCGACGTGGCAGCGGCACCGAAAGAATGTGCCGCACGAGCAGATACGGATCGACCGATCGCGCATCGGCCCACTGAGCCAGGAAACCGTCGCGAACCGACTCGGGCAAATACGTCATCTCCTCGACAGCGTCGACGAGCGGGCGCGCTGCGCCGAAGATCATCGCGACGGGTGACACGGTGGTATATCCGGTGAGCGCCGCGTCCTGAACCGCGGAGAGATAGCCATCGGACCGGCCCTCGCGCGCGAGTGACACGGCGACCAGCCAATCGACGCTGCGCGCGAACACTTCGGCCGGTCGCTCTTCGGTCGGCGGAGCACCTCGGCGAACGACGCGAGCGGCGGCCAGATCTCGCATCGATGCCGCGAGCGGACCGCGCTGCTCGCGGACCGCGCGATCGGTGCTATAGCCGCTCCCCGCGTACAGGCTGCGCGCTGCCTGCCAATCGAGGTCGTGCGCCAGCTCGTGCGCGAGCGTGCCGGAGGACGAATAGATCGACATGCGAATTGTCCGCGTCGCCGGATCGTGCAGGGCGAGGATCGTGTCGGGGAGTCCGCCCGCGGCAACGGCGATATGAAGTCCGGCGACCGAGAATCCCGTGAGCACGCGCTGCAGGTCGCGAATACTCGTCCCGATCATGCGCAGGTAGTACGGCTGCCACTCGCGCCGGACATCACGATCGAAGCTCACGCCGGCAAGGCCGAACTCGGCGCGGAGGTCGGCAACGCTCGGCGCCGATGCACCGGGGAACCACGGGACTTCCTGCGCCATCGCGCGAAGCGACGTCGCCGCGGCGAGCACGGCGAGAGCACCCGCGCCGCGTGCGGTGTCTCCGCTCGCGAGAAGCATGTCATACTCGCCGGCGAGCGTTTCGGCGTTCACGGCACCGGTCGCGAACTGCGAGCGAGCGCGCTCGACACCTGCGGGCAATTCGCCGCTCGATAGCTGAGACCGGTGCGTGCGGATCGTCACCGCAACCGGCGGCTCGGGCGGCTGCGACGTGCCTGCGACCACGAGGCGCGATGACGACGCGACTCCAAGGAGCGGCGAAGAGGCCACCGATGTGCTCGGCTTCGAGCCCGTCGGAGTCCGACTGAGAGCGCGAATCGACTCGAGCAGCTTCGGAACCGCAGCAAGTGCATGCGATTGCAGCTGGTCGTCGAGCGGTTCGGCTGCCGGCCGCTCCACGAGCAGTGAACGCGCGCGGCGTCGCCTAACGAGCTCGGCCAGTGGATCGAGATGTTGCAGGTCGGCTGTGTGCAGGAGATCGCGTAAGTCGGCCTGCGCGAGATCGCGATCCCGCATGAGCGCTGCGACCTGAGCAGCAACCACGTCGCTTTGCTCGGCAATGGTTTGTTCGCCCGCAGCGAGCGCGTAGGCAAGCCGTACGGTCAACTCACCCGCGCGTGGGTCACCGGCGGACTCGATCGTGTGTTGAATGAGCGCGAGGTGTGCGGCGCCTTCCGCTTGTGAGTCAAAGGCATCGGCGACCGCCGGGTCGACGATGTACGCGTCGCCACGACGGAGGCGCGCGAGTATTGCCCAGGCAACACGGGTCTGCGTGGAGTCGCCGAGCCGCGGATCGGACAGTGCAAAGTCTACGAGTCGGAACGGGCTGCCGAGGCCAAGCCGCAACTGCTCGAGATAACCGATGGCGACGGCGGTGCCGGGATCGACGTGGGCCGGCATCGACTTCGCACGCTCGAGGACAACGAGCGAGTCATAGTATTGGGCGGCTCGGCGCATATGCGCCGCCGCGTCGCCGCTCATCTCGGGTCGCGACCGTAGCCAGCCGAACGTCGAGGCGACGCCCAGCGAAATCGCTGTGAGCAACAGCGAGAATCTGCGATGATTCCCGAGGATGGCCATCATTTGCTCTGTACCCGTGTCGGCGGCGAGGGTTGCTGGTGAGCGTTTCCCTCACCGCGCGCGCGCGTCTATCATCCGATCACGCCATGCTGCGAATGCATTTCACTTCGATCTCTCGCCTCGGGCTCATCGCCCTCGGCTTCTTCGGAAGCTCCGTTCGCGCGCAAGCGCGATCGGAATCCTCGCAAGCCGCCTCGGTCGCCGATGACGTGACATTCCGCGTCACGCCGCAGCGACCAGATCTCGGCTCGCTCGTACTCCTTTCCTTTAGACGCTCGAACCCCAGAAGCGATTCTATCCAGTCGGTAACAGGATGGATGGCCGGGGAGCCCTTGCACTTCCATATAGACAGCTCGGGCACCGAGCGTGCCTTCGGCGCCGTTCCGCTCGAAGCGTCGGACAGTGTTGTTGCACGTGTCATCCTTCACCTGACATCCGGTGCCGCCGACACGTTGAGAACGGTCATCGCGGTACCCCATCACATGGCGCCGAATGGGGTCCGAGCGGCTCGGGCTCGTCACCTACAGGTGTCGAAGGTGTTCACCGCGAAGCCGGATTCGCTCACGGAAGCGCGGATCGAACGGGATAACGCGAGGGCGCGCGCCGTGGGGCGCAGTGCGCATGCAACGCCGGAATTGTGGACGGAGCCATTCATGCGGCCGCGCGCATCGCGGATAACGAGTGCGTTCGGCTCCGGCCGCTTGTTCAACGGACGGCTGACGAGCAGTCACGGGGGTGTGGACTTCGCGGGCCAGCCGGGCGATCCCGTACGGGCGGCGAACCGTGGCGTCGTCGCGCTCGTCGACAATTTCTTTCTCGCCGGCAACGTCGTGTACGTGAATCACGGTGGCGGAATCGTCACCGGATATTTTCACCTGACGCAAGCGACGGTCGCGGTGGGCGACACCGTGGAGCGCGGTCAGGAGATCGGTGTCGTGGGCGCGACCGGACGCGTGACCGGCCCACATTTGCACTGGAGCGCGCGATACGGCGAGCACACCGTCGACCCGATGGGTCTCATCGAGCTGACGCGAGTCGTCGCCTCGAAAGCTGGCCGAACAGATCGACCGCGCTGAAGACACCACAGAACATCCCGCGGCGCTTAAACCCCAGCATGGGTCCATTGGTCACATGTTAGGGCTGCCCTTGTTTGGCGTCGTTGGGTGTCGTTGGGCGCCAGTCCCCTTCGCCGCCTCACGAGGCCTGTTGACACCCGTCGCGACCGCGGGCTATTTACTGACTGCTCGATAAGCGTAACGCACTTGCTGCCACCCGCCGATTCGCGATCCTCGTCGCGTTCGCGCGTCGGCGCCGTCGCCTTGCGAGTGCACAACGCGACTGCGGTCGTTCTCCATTCCGCAACGGGGCGATGGGAGAACGTCGCGGCGGTCCATTCTTACCAGAGGTCACGGCACGATATGACGAGTCACCTCAGAGGTGTCCTTGCCAGCATGGCGCTCGCCGCGCTCTTGCCCGCGATCGCGGGAGCTCAGCAAGGCACGACAATCACGGGACGCGTAACGAGTGAGACCGACGTACCGCTCCAGGGAGCGAGTGTCAGTGTTCCCTCACTCAGCGTGGGGTCCTACACGAATGCCGACGGTCGTTACACGTTTATCGTGTCGGCCGGACGCACGGGACAGACGGTGACCGTCGTCGCGCGCCGCATCGGCTACCAGCCGCGCACCATCCAGCTCACGCTCGCCGCCGGCGCGAACACTCAGGATTTCAAGCTTGCGGTGGCACCGACGCAACTCACTGGCGTCGTCGTAACGGCGCTCGGCATCGAGATGGAGAAGAAGGCGCTCGGCGTCTCGCAACAGACGATCGATTCGACGGCGCTGACGCAGAACGTCCGGACGACGAATCTCATCGCCTCGCTTTCCGGCAAGATCGCCGGCATCAACGTGACGAGCGCGTCGACGGAGGGCGGTTCCTCGCGGGTCGTGATTCGCGGTGCGACGTCGATCGGCGGCAACAATCAGCCGCTCTTCATCGTCGACGGCATTCCGATCGACAACTCGAACTTCGCGTCTAGCACGGAGCAGCGCGGCTACGGCGGCTTCGACATGGGCAACACGGCCCAGGACCTGAACCCCGACGACATCGCGACGATTTCGGTTCTCAAGGGGCCCAACGCGGCGGCGCTGTATGGCGCGCGCGCGGCGAACGGCGCCATTGTCATAACAACGAAGAGTGGCCGTGGCGCGGGCGGCTTCAACGTCGCCGCGAGCACGAACATGACCTACGACAGTCCCCTCAAGCTGCCCCAGTATCAGAACACGTGGGGTCAGGGCTTCCAGGGCGACATCTGCGACACCTGGAACAAAGGACAGAGCCACTTCGAGAAGGGTGCCGTGCCGGCGAACTTCGACTACGCTACGTGTGGGTTCTCGTATGTCGATGGCAACTACACCGGCGTCAACGACGGTGTCGACGAGAGCTGGGGACCACGGCTCGACGGCACGCCGCGCTCGCAGTTCAGCTACACGACGCCGATGGGGGCCGAGGTGCGGCCCTGGGTTGCGCATCCGAACAACGTCTCGAGCTTCTTCCAGAACGGGAAGACGATCACGACGAACGCGTCGGCGCAGGGATCGAACGACCGCGCGAACTTCCGCCTGTCGCTCACGCGGCAGGACGTCGACGGCATGGTACCGAACAATGTGCTGGCGCGGACAACGGCGGCCCTTAACGCGGGTGCGCGCATCTCGGAGAAGCTCAGCGCCGACGCCAACATTCAGTACATCCAAAACCAGGGCAACAATCGCCCGGGCACCGGCTACGACGAATCCAACCCGATGATGGATTTCGTCTGGTTCGGCCGGCAGGTCGACATGGCGGCCTTGAAGCACGACTACGTCGACCCCAATGGCGATCAGATCAGCTGGAACTACAGCTACCACAACAGCCCGTGGTGGACGCAGAACATGAACCACAACCGTGACCAGCGCGACCGCATCATGGGAGTCGCGTCGGCTACGTACCGGTTCACGCCCTGGTTGCGAGCGACGGGTCGCACGGGAACGGACTTCTACCGGAATTTCAATACTTATCAATTCGCCGCGGGCTGGATCGGCGGTGGCTTCGATGGCGATTACTCGAAGGGTGGCTTCCAGGAAGCGACGCGCTTCTCGCAAGAGACGAACTCGGATATCCTCGTCACCGCGACGCGCAACCTGTTCAGCGATCTCGGACTGACGGTGAACCTGGGTGGCAATCGCCGCGTCAACAACTACCGCGCCAATGGCTTCGGCACGGACCAGCTGGTGATCCCGGGAATTTATAACATTGGCAACTCGGCAAAGCAGGTGAGCCCGACCGAGACGCAGACGCAGAAGCAGATCAACTCGCTGTACGGCCAGGCGGAGTTTGCGTATCACGATTGGGCATTCGTGAACGTCACCGGGCGTAACGACTGGAGCTCGACCCTGCCGAAGGGAGCAAACTCGTACTTCTATCCCTCGGTGTCGGGTAGCTACATCTTCACCCAGGCGCTGCCCTTCCTCAGCCTCGGTGGCAAGCTGAATTACGGAAAGGTCCGCGGCGGCTGGTCGCGTGTCGGCAACGACGCGGATCCATACCAGCTCGCCGTCACCTACTCCGCGCTCTCGCAATTCGGCAGCATCTCGCGCTTCACGACGCCTGACGCGTTGTTGAATCCGATCCTCAAGCCCGAGAATACGGAAGCGTGGGAAGCGGGCACGGAGATGCAGTGGCTCGACAATCGGGTCGGGTTGGACTTCACCTACTACACCAAACGGACCTCGAACCAGATCTTGAGCGCCGAGGTCTCGAAGGCATCGGGGTACAACACGGCGCTCGTCAACGCGGGCGTGATTTCGAATCGTGGCACCGAGGCGCAGCTGACCGTCGCCCCGATCCGTTCGGACAGGCCCGGTGGATTCGGCTGGGACGTGACAGTGAACTATGGCCGCAACAGGAGCCGCGTCGATGCGTTGTATGGCAACCTGCAGACCGTCGCCCTCGGACCGACGCACTGGTCGCTCTCCGTCGAGGCACGCAAGGGCTACCCATACGGCGCGATGTTCGGCGTTGGGTTCCAGCGTGACCCGGCGACTGGTGAGCTGTTGCTCAATAACGGACTCCCGCAAGCGGAGCCATCGAGCCAGAAGCGCGTGCTCGGCACCTACACGCCGGATTGGACGGGCGGCATCGACAACACGTTCCACTACCGTGGCATCGATTTCGGCTTCCTGATCGATACGCGAGTCGGCGGCAACATCTACAGCACCGGCAACATGTGGGGCAACTACGCCGGCATATTGAAGAGCACGGAGTTCCGCCCCGATACAGGTTTGCTCATCAAGGGAATCGACCAAGCGACGGGTCAGGCGAACACGGTGCATGTGCGGGCAGAGGAGTACTACCACTCCTTGTATCCGATCCAGGAGCCGTGGATCTACAAGGCGAACTTCGTGAAG is a window encoding:
- a CDS encoding YetF domain-containing protein; the encoded protein is MSTIWTDLLHPGVPVIEKVIRTIVVYVFLLVGLRLAGKRELTQLNPFDLVVLLLLSNTVQNAIIGEDNSLAGGILGAAILLALNGVLVRLLFRWGKLDAIEGRPDILIRDGHVVRKHLERELITLAELESAARRQGLESLAHVKHCRLETGGALTFIAKHPTDDERRHHDLTLHLERLEEIQRSLKEQVDALGRKIEGTANRS
- a CDS encoding M23 family metallopeptidase translates to MLRMHFTSISRLGLIALGFFGSSVRAQARSESSQAASVADDVTFRVTPQRPDLGSLVLLSFRRSNPRSDSIQSVTGWMAGEPLHFHIDSSGTERAFGAVPLEASDSVVARVILHLTSGAADTLRTVIAVPHHMAPNGVRAARARHLQVSKVFTAKPDSLTEARIERDNARARAVGRSAHATPELWTEPFMRPRASRITSAFGSGRLFNGRLTSSHGGVDFAGQPGDPVRAANRGVVALVDNFFLAGNVVYVNHGGGIVTGYFHLTQATVAVGDTVERGQEIGVVGATGRVTGPHLHWSARYGEHTVDPMGLIELTRVVASKAGRTDRPR
- a CDS encoding SusC/RagA family TonB-linked outer membrane protein — its product is MTSHLRGVLASMALAALLPAIAGAQQGTTITGRVTSETDVPLQGASVSVPSLSVGSYTNADGRYTFIVSAGRTGQTVTVVARRIGYQPRTIQLTLAAGANTQDFKLAVAPTQLTGVVVTALGIEMEKKALGVSQQTIDSTALTQNVRTTNLIASLSGKIAGINVTSASTEGGSSRVVIRGATSIGGNNQPLFIVDGIPIDNSNFASSTEQRGYGGFDMGNTAQDLNPDDIATISVLKGPNAAALYGARAANGAIVITTKSGRGAGGFNVAASTNMTYDSPLKLPQYQNTWGQGFQGDICDTWNKGQSHFEKGAVPANFDYATCGFSYVDGNYTGVNDGVDESWGPRLDGTPRSQFSYTTPMGAEVRPWVAHPNNVSSFFQNGKTITTNASAQGSNDRANFRLSLTRQDVDGMVPNNVLARTTAALNAGARISEKLSADANIQYIQNQGNNRPGTGYDESNPMMDFVWFGRQVDMAALKHDYVDPNGDQISWNYSYHNSPWWTQNMNHNRDQRDRIMGVASATYRFTPWLRATGRTGTDFYRNFNTYQFAAGWIGGGFDGDYSKGGFQEATRFSQETNSDILVTATRNLFSDLGLTVNLGGNRRVNNYRANGFGTDQLVIPGIYNIGNSAKQVSPTETQTQKQINSLYGQAEFAYHDWAFVNVTGRNDWSSTLPKGANSYFYPSVSGSYIFTQALPFLSLGGKLNYGKVRGGWSRVGNDADPYQLAVTYSALSQFGSISRFTTPDALLNPILKPENTEAWEAGTEMQWLDNRVGLDFTYYTKRTSNQILSAEVSKASGYNTALVNAGVISNRGTEAQLTVAPIRSDRPGGFGWDVTVNYGRNRSRVDALYGNLQTVALGPTHWSLSVEARKGYPYGAMFGVGFQRDPATGELLLNNGLPQAEPSSQKRVLGTYTPDWTGGIDNTFHYRGIDFGFLIDTRVGGNIYSTGNMWGNYAGILKSTEFRPDTGLLIKGIDQATGQANTVHVRAEEYYHSLYPIQEPWIYKANFVKLREARVAFQLPQRLLGRTRLQNARFSLIGRNLALWGTKVPNIDPETAFSSTNLQGIEMGQMPTARSIGFQLAVTP